The following are encoded in a window of Citrobacter freundii genomic DNA:
- the pgi gene encoding glucose-6-phosphate isomerase, with product MKNINPTQTSAWQALQKHFEEMKDVTIADLFAKDSDRFAKFSATFDDLMLVDFSKNRITEETLAKLQDLAKETDLSGAIKSMFSGEKINRTEDRAVLHVALRNRSNTPIIVDGKDVMPEVNAVLEKMKSFSEAIISGSWKGYTGKAITDVVNIGIGGSDLGPFMVTEALRPYKNHLNMHFVSNVDGTHIAEVLKKVNPETTLFLVASKTFTTQETMTNAHSARDWFLATAGDEKHVEKHFAALSTNAKAVGEFGIDTANMFEFWDWVGGRYSLWSAIGLSIILSVGYDNFVELLSGAHAMDKHFSTTPAEKNLPVLLALIGIWYNNFFGAETEAILPYDQYMHRFAAYFQQGNMESNGKYVDRNGNAVDYQTGPIIWGEPGTNGQHAFYQLIHQGTKMVPCDFIAPAITHNPLSDHHPKLLSNFFAQTEALAFGKSREVVEQEYRDQGKDPATLDHVVPFKVFEGNRPTNSILLREITPYSLGALIALYEHKIFTQGVILNIFTFDQWGVELGKQLANRILPELNDDQEINSHDCSTNGLINRYKSWR from the coding sequence ATGAAAAACATCAATCCAACGCAGACCTCAGCCTGGCAGGCACTACAAAAACACTTTGAAGAGATGAAAGACGTTACGATCGCGGACTTGTTCGCGAAAGATAGCGATCGTTTCGCCAAGTTTTCCGCAACGTTTGACGATTTGATGCTGGTGGATTTTTCCAAAAACCGCATCACCGAAGAAACGCTGGCGAAACTGCAGGACCTGGCAAAAGAGACCGACCTGAGCGGTGCTATCAAGTCCATGTTCTCCGGTGAGAAGATCAACCGTACGGAAGATCGTGCAGTGCTGCATGTGGCGCTGCGCAACCGTAGCAATACCCCGATCATCGTGGACGGCAAAGATGTGATGCCGGAAGTGAATGCGGTGCTGGAGAAGATGAAATCCTTCTCTGAAGCGATTATCTCCGGCAGCTGGAAAGGCTACACCGGCAAAGCGATTACGGATGTGGTGAACATCGGTATCGGTGGCTCCGACCTCGGTCCGTTCATGGTGACCGAAGCGCTGCGTCCGTACAAAAATCACCTGAATATGCACTTTGTGTCTAACGTCGATGGTACGCACATCGCCGAAGTACTGAAGAAAGTGAATCCGGAAACCACGCTGTTCCTGGTCGCCTCTAAAACCTTCACCACCCAGGAAACCATGACCAACGCCCATAGCGCGCGCGACTGGTTCCTGGCGACCGCCGGTGATGAAAAACACGTGGAAAAACACTTCGCGGCGCTGTCCACCAATGCGAAAGCAGTCGGTGAGTTCGGTATCGATACGGCCAACATGTTCGAGTTCTGGGACTGGGTTGGCGGTCGTTATTCCCTGTGGTCAGCGATTGGTCTGTCAATCATCCTGTCCGTGGGCTACGACAACTTCGTTGAACTGCTGTCCGGCGCGCACGCCATGGATAAACATTTCTCCACCACCCCAGCGGAGAAAAACCTGCCGGTACTGTTGGCGCTGATCGGTATCTGGTACAACAACTTCTTTGGTGCCGAAACCGAAGCCATCCTGCCGTACGACCAGTATATGCACCGCTTTGCGGCCTACTTCCAGCAGGGCAACATGGAATCCAACGGTAAATACGTTGACCGTAACGGCAATGCGGTGGATTACCAGACTGGCCCAATCATCTGGGGTGAGCCGGGGACCAACGGTCAGCATGCGTTCTATCAGTTGATCCACCAGGGGACCAAAATGGTGCCGTGCGATTTCATCGCTCCGGCTATCACGCATAACCCGTTGTCTGACCACCATCCGAAGCTGCTGTCTAACTTCTTCGCCCAGACCGAAGCGCTGGCGTTTGGCAAGTCTCGTGAAGTGGTTGAACAAGAATACCGCGACCAGGGTAAAGATCCGGCGACGCTGGACCACGTTGTGCCGTTCAAAGTGTTCGAAGGCAACCGTCCTACGAACTCTATCCTGCTGCGCGAAATCACTCCGTACAGCCTGGGTGCACTGATTGCGCTGTATGAGCATAAAATCTTTACTCAGGGCGTTATCCTGAACATCTTCACCTTCGACCAGTGGGGCGTAGAGCTGGGCAAACAGCTGGCGAACCGCATTCTGCCTGAGTTGAACGATGATCAAGAGATCAACAGCCATGATTGCTCGACTAACGGTTTGATTAACCGTTATAAGTCCTGGCGTTAA
- the lysC gene encoding lysine-sensitive aspartokinase 3, whose product MTDVVVSKFGGTSVADFDAMNRSADVVLSDANVRLVVLSASAGITNLLVALAEGLEATERFEKLDAIRQIQFDILERLRYPNVIREEIERLLENITTLAEAASLATSTALTDELVSHGELMSTLLFVEILRERNVQAQWFDVRKVMRTNDRFGRAEPDVVALSELATLQLAPRLEEGLVITQGFIGSESKGRTTTLGRGGSDYTAALLAEALHAARVDIWTDVPGIYTTDPRVVPAAKRIDEIAFEEAAELATFGAKVLHPATLLPAVRSDIPVFVGSSKDPKAGGTLVCNKTENPPLFRALALRRKQTLLTLHSLNMLHSRGFLAEVFGILARHNISVDLITTSEVSVALTLDTTGSTSTGDTLLTQSLLMELSALCRVEVEEGLALVALIGNDLSKACGVGKEVFGVLEPFNIRMICYGASSHNLCFLVPGSEAEQVVQKLHHNLFE is encoded by the coding sequence ATGACTGATGTAGTTGTCTCCAAGTTTGGCGGTACCAGCGTCGCGGATTTCGACGCCATGAACCGCAGCGCTGATGTGGTGCTTTCCGATGCTAACGTCCGTTTAGTGGTGCTTTCCGCTTCAGCGGGTATTACTAACCTGCTGGTCGCTTTGGCTGAAGGGCTGGAGGCAACTGAACGCTTCGAGAAACTCGACGCTATTCGTCAGATCCAGTTCGATATTCTGGAGCGTTTGCGTTATCCAAACGTGATACGCGAAGAGATCGAACGTCTGCTGGAAAATATCACCACGCTGGCGGAAGCGGCTTCGCTGGCGACCTCAACCGCGCTGACTGACGAACTGGTCAGCCACGGTGAACTGATGTCCACCCTGCTGTTTGTCGAAATCCTGCGCGAGCGTAATGTTCAGGCGCAGTGGTTTGACGTGCGTAAAGTGATGCGTACCAACGATCGTTTTGGTCGCGCAGAACCAGATGTCGTGGCGCTGTCTGAACTGGCCACGCTGCAGCTGGCACCGCGCCTTGAAGAAGGTCTGGTGATCACCCAGGGCTTTATCGGCAGCGAAAGCAAAGGCCGCACTACCACACTGGGGCGCGGCGGCAGCGACTATACCGCCGCCTTGCTGGCAGAAGCCCTGCACGCCGCGCGCGTCGATATCTGGACCGATGTACCGGGCATTTACACGACTGACCCGCGCGTTGTGCCAGCCGCAAAACGCATTGATGAAATTGCCTTTGAAGAAGCCGCAGAACTGGCGACCTTCGGCGCAAAAGTCCTGCACCCGGCGACGCTGCTCCCTGCCGTGCGTAGCGATATTCCGGTGTTTGTCGGCTCCAGCAAAGACCCCAAAGCAGGCGGCACACTGGTGTGTAATAAAACCGAGAATCCACCGCTATTTCGTGCCCTGGCGCTGCGTCGCAAGCAAACGCTGCTGACGCTGCATAGCCTGAATATGCTGCATTCTCGCGGGTTTTTAGCGGAAGTGTTCGGCATCCTGGCGCGCCACAATATCTCGGTGGATTTGATAACAACCTCAGAAGTCAGCGTCGCACTGACGCTGGATACCACCGGTTCAACGTCCACCGGCGATACGCTGCTCACGCAATCCCTGCTGATGGAGCTGTCCGCGCTGTGCCGGGTCGAGGTAGAAGAAGGTCTGGCATTGGTCGCCCTGATCGGGAACGACCTGTCTAAAGCCTGCGGCGTGGGAAAAGAGGTGTTCGGCGTGCTGGAACCGTTCAACATCCGCATGATTTGCTACGGCGCATCCAGCCATAATCTGTGCTTCCTGGTGCCAGGCAGCGAAGCCGAGCAGGTCGTACAGAAACTGCATCATAATTTGTTTGAGTAA
- a CDS encoding nucleotidyltransferase domain-containing protein, with protein MSNNGVNAAMRERVVRQLKKVEQRDGVKVLYACESGSRGWGFASPDSDYDVRFLYVHPPEWYLRVEAPRDVIELPIDDELDVCGWEWSKALGLLKGANPTLIEWLDSPVVYQQDDATVSALKALVPKWFSPVRARWHYYSMARKNFRGYLQGDEVRLKKYFYVLRPLLAVRWVEAGKGVPPMRFTELLAGSELDAPLRQEIDDLLERKQRVGEAEYGLRRPLLHAFIREELARGETPPVLPDSREGDVRELDRLLYETVMS; from the coding sequence ATGAGCAATAACGGAGTGAACGCCGCGATGCGCGAACGGGTAGTGCGCCAGCTAAAAAAGGTGGAACAGCGCGATGGCGTGAAGGTGCTGTACGCCTGTGAATCCGGCAGCCGTGGCTGGGGATTCGCCTCTCCGGACAGTGATTACGACGTGCGATTTTTGTACGTTCATCCGCCAGAATGGTATCTACGGGTGGAAGCGCCGCGTGATGTTATTGAACTGCCTATAGACGATGAACTGGACGTGTGCGGCTGGGAGTGGAGTAAAGCGTTGGGTCTGCTGAAAGGGGCTAACCCGACGCTTATCGAGTGGCTGGATTCGCCGGTGGTTTATCAGCAGGATGACGCGACGGTGTCTGCGTTGAAAGCGCTGGTGCCAAAATGGTTTTCGCCTGTGCGTGCCCGCTGGCACTACTATTCGATGGCGCGAAAAAACTTCCGTGGCTATCTGCAAGGCGATGAAGTGCGACTAAAAAAATACTTCTACGTGCTGCGTCCGTTGCTGGCCGTGCGTTGGGTCGAAGCGGGAAAAGGCGTGCCACCCATGCGCTTTACCGAACTGTTGGCGGGGAGCGAGCTGGATGCGCCGCTGCGTCAGGAGATAGACGACCTGCTGGAACGCAAACAGCGGGTAGGGGAAGCGGAATATGGACTGCGTCGCCCACTGCTGCATGCGTTTATCCGCGAGGAGCTGGCGCGAGGCGAAACGCCACCGGTGTTACCGGATAGCCGGGAAGGCGATGTCAGGGAACTGGACCGACTGTTATATGAGACAGTGATGTCATGA
- a CDS encoding slipin family protein: protein MMKKITIRKGQLGLLSRQGDYYKVLNAGEHRLPWFNTPDVLVVNADGSDVPEALAEYLRRFQPAWVEQYCVAADLTDTEAGALYVNGVLQEILPPSTRRLYWRAEEALTLVRMDTRQVQVPTDVMNAVLQPRRSGAVKGRDAILTVQVPAWHVGVLKIDGETQALLPPGLSAYWKVNHLVEAEVVDTRLQVLEVGGQEILTKDKVNLRLNLAANWRYSGVLQAFGQLTKPLDHLYRELQFALREAVGTRTLDELLEDKQVIDDVVSTQVKNRMTPFGIEVASLGVKDIVLPGDMKTILSQLVEAEKSAQANVIRRREETAATRSLLNTAKVMENNPVALRLKELETLERVAERIDKISVFGGLDQVLHGLVNIKG, encoded by the coding sequence ATGATGAAGAAAATCACTATTCGTAAAGGCCAGCTTGGTCTGTTATCCCGCCAGGGTGACTACTACAAGGTGCTGAATGCAGGTGAACACCGTTTGCCGTGGTTTAACACACCGGATGTTCTGGTGGTAAATGCCGATGGCAGCGATGTTCCTGAGGCGCTGGCGGAGTACCTGCGTCGCTTCCAGCCTGCGTGGGTGGAACAGTACTGTGTGGCGGCAGATTTAACCGATACCGAAGCCGGTGCGCTGTATGTGAACGGCGTCTTGCAGGAAATTTTACCGCCTTCAACCCGTCGCCTGTACTGGCGAGCCGAGGAGGCGTTAACGTTGGTACGCATGGATACGCGTCAGGTTCAGGTCCCAACGGACGTGATGAATGCCGTGTTACAGCCACGTCGTAGCGGTGCGGTAAAAGGTCGTGACGCGATCTTAACGGTGCAGGTTCCGGCCTGGCACGTCGGTGTGCTGAAAATTGATGGTGAGACGCAGGCGCTGTTGCCGCCGGGGCTGAGTGCGTACTGGAAGGTGAATCATCTGGTGGAAGCGGAAGTCGTTGATACCCGCTTGCAGGTACTGGAGGTCGGTGGGCAGGAGATCCTGACCAAAGATAAGGTCAACCTGCGTCTGAATCTGGCGGCGAACTGGCGCTACAGCGGCGTATTACAGGCGTTTGGCCAACTGACAAAACCGCTGGATCACTTGTACCGTGAGCTGCAGTTTGCGCTGCGCGAGGCGGTTGGTACCCGAACGCTGGACGAACTGCTGGAAGATAAGCAGGTGATTGATGACGTGGTAAGCACGCAGGTGAAAAACCGCATGACGCCGTTTGGCATTGAGGTTGCTTCGCTGGGCGTGAAAGATATCGTGCTGCCAGGCGATATGAAAACCATCCTGTCGCAGCTGGTGGAGGCCGAAAAATCGGCGCAGGCCAACGTCATTCGTCGACGTGAAGAAACGGCCGCCACGCGCTCGTTGTTGAACACAGCGAAAGTGATGGAAAACAACCCAGTGGCGCTGCGTTTAAAAGAGCTGGAAACCCTCGAGAGAGTGGCGGAGCGTATCGATAAAATCTCGGTATTTGGCGGTCTGGACCAGGTTCTTCACGGTCTGGTGAATATAAAAGGATAA